In Lineus longissimus chromosome 7, tnLinLong1.2, whole genome shotgun sequence, a genomic segment contains:
- the LOC135490855 gene encoding intraflagellar transport protein 122 homolog isoform X1, with the protein MRAVPTWVDKVQDRDKVEQCIWDLCFRPDGSQLIVAAGNRVLVYDTNDGTLIQPLKGHKDTVYCVTYAKDGKRFASGSADKSVIIWTSKLEGILKYTHNDAIQCLAYNPTTAALASCACTDFGLWSAEQKSVSKHKTPARVTACSWTNDGQYLALGLFNGVVSIRSKTGEEKVKIERPGGALSPIWSLEWNPSRNQGKFPMGEEAYDVLAVADWGQKLSFYQLSGKQIGKDRPLGYDPCRVSWFSKGEYVVVGGSDKKCNLHTKEGVKLGTIGEQNSWVWTCKVKPDSNYVAVGCQDGTIAYYQLIFSTVHGLYKDRYAFRDNMTDVIIQHLITEQKVRIKCRDLVKKIAIYRHRLAVQLPDRIVIYELYSEDSADMHYKVKEKINKKYECNLLVVCSQNIILCQERRLQSLNFQGVKEREWVMESLIRYIKVIGGPSGREGLLVGLKNGQILKIFIDNPFPITLLKQNTSIRCLDMSCVRDKLAVVDEHNTCLVYDLGTKELMFQEPNANSVAWNTHNDDMLCFSGGGLLNIKASVFPVHQQKLQGFVVGFTGSKIFCLHIYTMSSVEVPQSAPMYQYLEKKNYKNAYQVACLGVTDGDWEALAHEALEGLSLEVAKRAFVRIKDLRYLELIHSIEDRKKRGEQENMVFLGDVYAYQGKFSEAAKLYKRCDQDSKALNMYTDLRMFEYAKEFIGSGDPHDKKMLITKQADWAKNINEPKAAAEMYISAGEYIKAIDIIGDHGWSEMLIDVARKLDKADREALNKSALHLKKMGQYAYAAECYAKMGDSKALLVLHVEARHWDEAFHLAEKHPEFRNDVYVPYAQWLAENDRFEEAQQAFHKAGMQDEAVKVLEQLTHNAVWESRFNDAGYYFWKLSMQCLELATEKVEKKAEMLEKFHDYQRRAEMYYVYHSIQRYTDEPFTSHLPEALFNMSRYLLHAMIKDTPHGISKVGTLYALAKQSKNLGAYKLARYAFEKLQALRIPPRFQDTIDLGSITIRSKPFHDAEEMLPMCYRCSTTNPLLNNQGNQCINCKQPFVHSFVSFEVLPLVEFVLQEGVTDEEAVQLIDYEAPSNTKEKTDNWKENRRGGNVQSLAMDEEMADEDDPFTARLMTFEQQDRNEFVPVTVNRSVLQAMNRQDVIVLRWNKPLRFQYFKTLMPDVSITKCTSCNKLFHTDDYELLVLQKGYCPFCRKPQED; encoded by the exons ATGAGAGCTGTGCCGACTTGGGTTGATAAAGTCCAAGATAGGGACAAAGTAGAGCAGTG CATTTGGGACTTGTGCTTTCGACCTGATGGAAGCCAGCTGATAGTTGCCGCTGGCAACAGAGTATTGGTTTATGACACAAATGATGGCACCCTCATCCAGCCTCTCAAGGGTCATAAAGATACAGTCTACTGCGTGACATATGCTAAAGATGGAAAGAGATTTGCCTCGGGATCAGCTGATAAGAGTGTCATCATTTGGACAAGCAAATTAGAAGGCATTTTGAAATACAC ACATAATGATGCAATTCAGTGTTTAGCCTACAATCCTACCACTGCTGCTCTAGCAAGTTGTGCTTGTACAGATTTTG GTCTGTGGTCAGCCGAGCAGAAATCCgtctcaaaacacaaaactcCAGCGAGAGTGACAGCATGTAGCTGGACCAATGATGGCCAGTACTTAGCCCTAGGTTTGTTCAACGGAGTTGTTAGCATCAGGAGCAAG ACCGGTGAAGAGAAAGTCAAAATCGAACGACCCGGTGGTGCACTTTCTCCTATATGGTCATTAGAATGGAATCCATCCAG AAACCAAGGAAAATTTCCGATGGG GGAGGAAGCATATGATGTTCTTGCTGTTGCTGACTGGGGACAAAAGCTGAGCTTCTATCAACTCTCAGGCAAACAA ATTGGCAAGGACAGACCTCTTGGCTATGACCCGTGTCGTGTCAGTTGGTTCTCTAAAGGAGAATATGTGGTGGTTGGAGGATCTGATAAGAAGTGTAACCTGCACACAAAGGAGGGAGTCAAGCTTGGCACAATCGGTGAACAGAACTCATGGGTCTGGACGTGTAAAGTCAAGCCGGATTCAAATTATGTG GCTGTTGGATGTCAAGACGGAACTATCGCCTACTACCAGCTGATCTTCAGTACCGTCCATGGCTTGTATAAAGATCGCTACGCCTTCCGAGACAACATGACAGATGTCATCATACAACATCTCATCACAGAACAAAAAG TCCGTATCAAGTGCCGAGATCTCGTCAAAAAGATTGCCATATACAGGCACCGACTTGCA GTTCAACTGCCAGACCGCATAGTCATCTATGAGCTGTACTCGGAGGACTCGGCTGACATGCATTACAAGGTCAAAGAGAAGATCAACAAGAAATACGAATGTAATCTTCTGGTCGTCTGCTCGCAGAATATCATTCTCTGTCAG GAACGTCGTCTGCAGAGTTTGAATTTCCAGGGTGTTAAGGAGAGAGAGTGGGTGATGGAGTCTCTTATTAGGTACATCAAGGTGATCGGAGGACCCAGTGGCCGTGAGGGCTTGCTTGTGGGGCTCAAGAATGGACAG ATCCTGAAGATCTTCATCGACAACCCATTCCCGATCACACTACTCAAGCAGAATACATCCATCCGCTGTCTCGACATGAGTTGTGTGAGAGACAAGCTGGCCGTAGTTGACGAACACAACACGTGTCTAGTCTATGATCTGGGTACCAAAGAGCTCATGTTCCAG GAGCCGAATGCGAACAGTGTTGCTTGGAACACCCACAACGATGACATGCTGTGCTTCAGTGGTGGTGGCCTACTGAACATCAAGGCCAGTGTATTCCCTGTACATCAACAGAAACTTCAG GGCTTTGTAGTTGGGTTCACCGGCTCTAAGATTTTCTGTCTGCATATCTACACGATGTCATCAGTGGAGGTACCGCAGTCTGCTCCCATGTACCAGTACCTGGAGAAGAAGAATTACAA GAATGCATATCAGGTCGCCTGCCTTGGTGTTACAGATGGTGACTGGGAAGCTCTTGCCCATGAAGCGTTGGAAGGTCTCAGCCTGGAAGTCGCTAAGAGGGCATTCGTCCGCATCAAGGATCTCCGCTATCTTGAACTGATTCACTCAATTGAG GATCGCAAGAAGCGTGGTGAGCAGGAAAACATGGTCTTCCTGGGTGATGTCTACGCCTACCAGGGCAAGTTCAGTGAAGCTGCTAAGCTCTACAAGAGATGTGACCAGGATAGCAAGGCACTCAACATGTACACTGACCTCAGGATGTTTGAGTATGCTAAG GAATTCATTGGATCTGGTGACCCCCATGACAAGAAGATGCTGATCACCAAGCAGGCCGACTGGGCCAAGAACATCAATGAACCAAAAGCTGCTGCTGAGATGTACATTTCTGCCGGCGAATACATCAAGGCTATTGACATCATTGGTGACCATGGTTGGTCTGAAAT GTTGATCGATGTTGCTAGAAAATTAGACAAGGCTGACCGCGAGGCACTGAACAAATCCGCACTACACCTGAAGAAAATGGGACAATATGCCTATGCCGCTGAATGCTATGCCAAGATGGGTGACTCAAAGGCTCTCTTGGTGTTACATGTTGAAGCAAGGCATTGGGATGAAGCCTTCCACCTTGCAGAGAAACATCCAGAATTTAGGAATGACGTCTACGTCCCTTATGCTCAGTGGCTGGCAGAGAATGATAGGTTTGAGGAAGCACAACAAG CCTTCCACAAGGCCGGTATGCAAGATGAAGCAGTGAAGGTGTTGGAACAGTTGACCCACAATGCTGTGTGGGAGAGTCGCTTCAATGATGCTGGGTATTACTTCTGGAAGTTATCCATGCAGTGTTTGGAGCTTGCAACAG AAAAAGTTGAAAAGAAGGCTGAGATGTTGGAGAAATTCCACGACTACCAACGAAGAGCTGAGATGTACTATGTGTACCATTCTATACAGAGATACACT GATGAACCATTCACATCTCATCTTCCAGAAGCTTTGTTCAACATGTCAAGATATCTTCTCCATGCAATGATCAAAGACACACCACACGGAATATCTAAAGT TGGAACATTATATGCCCTTGCCAAGCAGAGTAAGAATCTCGGCGCATACAAGTTGGCCCGGTATGCGTTTGAGAAGCTTCAGGCGCTGAGGATCCCACCCAGATTCCAGGATACGATTGACCTTGGCAGTATCACTATCAGATCAAAACCGTTCCACGATGCAGAG GAAATGCTTCCAATGTGTTACCGCTGCTCCACAACCAACCCACTTCTCAACAACCAGGGGAACCAGTGCATCAACTGCAAACAACCATTCGTCCATTCGTTTGTCTCGTTTG AGGTTCTCCCGCTGGTGGAATTCGTCCTCCAAGAGGGTGTCACAGATGAGGAGGCTGTCCAGTTGATTGATTATGAGGCTCCAAGTAACACCAAGGAAAAGACAGACAACTGGAAGGAAAATCGTAGAGGAGGCA ATGTCCAGTCTCTTGCGATGGATGAGGAGATGGCTGATGAAGATGATCCTTTCACAGCGAGGCTCATGACTTTTGAG CAACAAGATAGGAATGAGTTTGTCCCAGTCACAGTGAACCGCTCAGTCCTTCAAGCCATGAACAGGCAGGATGTGATAGTCCTCCGATGGAACAAACCGCTCAGATTCCAATACTTCAAAACACTGATGCCTGATGTTTCCATCACAAAGTGTACATCCTGTAATAAG CTATTCCACACTGATGACTACGAGTTGCTTGTCCTCCAAAAAGGCTACTGCCCATTCTGCCGGAAACCTCAGGAGGATTAG
- the LOC135490855 gene encoding intraflagellar transport protein 122 homolog isoform X2, with translation MRAVPTWVDKVQDRDKVEQCIWDLCFRPDGSQLIVAAGNRVLVYDTNDGTLIQPLKGHKDTVYCVTYAKDGKRFASGSADKSVIIWTSKLEGILKYTHNDAIQCLAYNPTTAALASCACTDFGLWSAEQKSVSKHKTPARVTACSWTNDGQYLALGLFNGVVSIRSKTGEEKVKIERPGGALSPIWSLEWNPSREEAYDVLAVADWGQKLSFYQLSGKQIGKDRPLGYDPCRVSWFSKGEYVVVGGSDKKCNLHTKEGVKLGTIGEQNSWVWTCKVKPDSNYVAVGCQDGTIAYYQLIFSTVHGLYKDRYAFRDNMTDVIIQHLITEQKVRIKCRDLVKKIAIYRHRLAVQLPDRIVIYELYSEDSADMHYKVKEKINKKYECNLLVVCSQNIILCQERRLQSLNFQGVKEREWVMESLIRYIKVIGGPSGREGLLVGLKNGQILKIFIDNPFPITLLKQNTSIRCLDMSCVRDKLAVVDEHNTCLVYDLGTKELMFQEPNANSVAWNTHNDDMLCFSGGGLLNIKASVFPVHQQKLQGFVVGFTGSKIFCLHIYTMSSVEVPQSAPMYQYLEKKNYKNAYQVACLGVTDGDWEALAHEALEGLSLEVAKRAFVRIKDLRYLELIHSIEDRKKRGEQENMVFLGDVYAYQGKFSEAAKLYKRCDQDSKALNMYTDLRMFEYAKEFIGSGDPHDKKMLITKQADWAKNINEPKAAAEMYISAGEYIKAIDIIGDHGWSEMLIDVARKLDKADREALNKSALHLKKMGQYAYAAECYAKMGDSKALLVLHVEARHWDEAFHLAEKHPEFRNDVYVPYAQWLAENDRFEEAQQAFHKAGMQDEAVKVLEQLTHNAVWESRFNDAGYYFWKLSMQCLELATEKVEKKAEMLEKFHDYQRRAEMYYVYHSIQRYTDEPFTSHLPEALFNMSRYLLHAMIKDTPHGISKVGTLYALAKQSKNLGAYKLARYAFEKLQALRIPPRFQDTIDLGSITIRSKPFHDAEEMLPMCYRCSTTNPLLNNQGNQCINCKQPFVHSFVSFEVLPLVEFVLQEGVTDEEAVQLIDYEAPSNTKEKTDNWKENRRGGNVQSLAMDEEMADEDDPFTARLMTFEQQDRNEFVPVTVNRSVLQAMNRQDVIVLRWNKPLRFQYFKTLMPDVSITKCTSCNKLFHTDDYELLVLQKGYCPFCRKPQED, from the exons ATGAGAGCTGTGCCGACTTGGGTTGATAAAGTCCAAGATAGGGACAAAGTAGAGCAGTG CATTTGGGACTTGTGCTTTCGACCTGATGGAAGCCAGCTGATAGTTGCCGCTGGCAACAGAGTATTGGTTTATGACACAAATGATGGCACCCTCATCCAGCCTCTCAAGGGTCATAAAGATACAGTCTACTGCGTGACATATGCTAAAGATGGAAAGAGATTTGCCTCGGGATCAGCTGATAAGAGTGTCATCATTTGGACAAGCAAATTAGAAGGCATTTTGAAATACAC ACATAATGATGCAATTCAGTGTTTAGCCTACAATCCTACCACTGCTGCTCTAGCAAGTTGTGCTTGTACAGATTTTG GTCTGTGGTCAGCCGAGCAGAAATCCgtctcaaaacacaaaactcCAGCGAGAGTGACAGCATGTAGCTGGACCAATGATGGCCAGTACTTAGCCCTAGGTTTGTTCAACGGAGTTGTTAGCATCAGGAGCAAG ACCGGTGAAGAGAAAGTCAAAATCGAACGACCCGGTGGTGCACTTTCTCCTATATGGTCATTAGAATGGAATCCATCCAG GGAGGAAGCATATGATGTTCTTGCTGTTGCTGACTGGGGACAAAAGCTGAGCTTCTATCAACTCTCAGGCAAACAA ATTGGCAAGGACAGACCTCTTGGCTATGACCCGTGTCGTGTCAGTTGGTTCTCTAAAGGAGAATATGTGGTGGTTGGAGGATCTGATAAGAAGTGTAACCTGCACACAAAGGAGGGAGTCAAGCTTGGCACAATCGGTGAACAGAACTCATGGGTCTGGACGTGTAAAGTCAAGCCGGATTCAAATTATGTG GCTGTTGGATGTCAAGACGGAACTATCGCCTACTACCAGCTGATCTTCAGTACCGTCCATGGCTTGTATAAAGATCGCTACGCCTTCCGAGACAACATGACAGATGTCATCATACAACATCTCATCACAGAACAAAAAG TCCGTATCAAGTGCCGAGATCTCGTCAAAAAGATTGCCATATACAGGCACCGACTTGCA GTTCAACTGCCAGACCGCATAGTCATCTATGAGCTGTACTCGGAGGACTCGGCTGACATGCATTACAAGGTCAAAGAGAAGATCAACAAGAAATACGAATGTAATCTTCTGGTCGTCTGCTCGCAGAATATCATTCTCTGTCAG GAACGTCGTCTGCAGAGTTTGAATTTCCAGGGTGTTAAGGAGAGAGAGTGGGTGATGGAGTCTCTTATTAGGTACATCAAGGTGATCGGAGGACCCAGTGGCCGTGAGGGCTTGCTTGTGGGGCTCAAGAATGGACAG ATCCTGAAGATCTTCATCGACAACCCATTCCCGATCACACTACTCAAGCAGAATACATCCATCCGCTGTCTCGACATGAGTTGTGTGAGAGACAAGCTGGCCGTAGTTGACGAACACAACACGTGTCTAGTCTATGATCTGGGTACCAAAGAGCTCATGTTCCAG GAGCCGAATGCGAACAGTGTTGCTTGGAACACCCACAACGATGACATGCTGTGCTTCAGTGGTGGTGGCCTACTGAACATCAAGGCCAGTGTATTCCCTGTACATCAACAGAAACTTCAG GGCTTTGTAGTTGGGTTCACCGGCTCTAAGATTTTCTGTCTGCATATCTACACGATGTCATCAGTGGAGGTACCGCAGTCTGCTCCCATGTACCAGTACCTGGAGAAGAAGAATTACAA GAATGCATATCAGGTCGCCTGCCTTGGTGTTACAGATGGTGACTGGGAAGCTCTTGCCCATGAAGCGTTGGAAGGTCTCAGCCTGGAAGTCGCTAAGAGGGCATTCGTCCGCATCAAGGATCTCCGCTATCTTGAACTGATTCACTCAATTGAG GATCGCAAGAAGCGTGGTGAGCAGGAAAACATGGTCTTCCTGGGTGATGTCTACGCCTACCAGGGCAAGTTCAGTGAAGCTGCTAAGCTCTACAAGAGATGTGACCAGGATAGCAAGGCACTCAACATGTACACTGACCTCAGGATGTTTGAGTATGCTAAG GAATTCATTGGATCTGGTGACCCCCATGACAAGAAGATGCTGATCACCAAGCAGGCCGACTGGGCCAAGAACATCAATGAACCAAAAGCTGCTGCTGAGATGTACATTTCTGCCGGCGAATACATCAAGGCTATTGACATCATTGGTGACCATGGTTGGTCTGAAAT GTTGATCGATGTTGCTAGAAAATTAGACAAGGCTGACCGCGAGGCACTGAACAAATCCGCACTACACCTGAAGAAAATGGGACAATATGCCTATGCCGCTGAATGCTATGCCAAGATGGGTGACTCAAAGGCTCTCTTGGTGTTACATGTTGAAGCAAGGCATTGGGATGAAGCCTTCCACCTTGCAGAGAAACATCCAGAATTTAGGAATGACGTCTACGTCCCTTATGCTCAGTGGCTGGCAGAGAATGATAGGTTTGAGGAAGCACAACAAG CCTTCCACAAGGCCGGTATGCAAGATGAAGCAGTGAAGGTGTTGGAACAGTTGACCCACAATGCTGTGTGGGAGAGTCGCTTCAATGATGCTGGGTATTACTTCTGGAAGTTATCCATGCAGTGTTTGGAGCTTGCAACAG AAAAAGTTGAAAAGAAGGCTGAGATGTTGGAGAAATTCCACGACTACCAACGAAGAGCTGAGATGTACTATGTGTACCATTCTATACAGAGATACACT GATGAACCATTCACATCTCATCTTCCAGAAGCTTTGTTCAACATGTCAAGATATCTTCTCCATGCAATGATCAAAGACACACCACACGGAATATCTAAAGT TGGAACATTATATGCCCTTGCCAAGCAGAGTAAGAATCTCGGCGCATACAAGTTGGCCCGGTATGCGTTTGAGAAGCTTCAGGCGCTGAGGATCCCACCCAGATTCCAGGATACGATTGACCTTGGCAGTATCACTATCAGATCAAAACCGTTCCACGATGCAGAG GAAATGCTTCCAATGTGTTACCGCTGCTCCACAACCAACCCACTTCTCAACAACCAGGGGAACCAGTGCATCAACTGCAAACAACCATTCGTCCATTCGTTTGTCTCGTTTG AGGTTCTCCCGCTGGTGGAATTCGTCCTCCAAGAGGGTGTCACAGATGAGGAGGCTGTCCAGTTGATTGATTATGAGGCTCCAAGTAACACCAAGGAAAAGACAGACAACTGGAAGGAAAATCGTAGAGGAGGCA ATGTCCAGTCTCTTGCGATGGATGAGGAGATGGCTGATGAAGATGATCCTTTCACAGCGAGGCTCATGACTTTTGAG CAACAAGATAGGAATGAGTTTGTCCCAGTCACAGTGAACCGCTCAGTCCTTCAAGCCATGAACAGGCAGGATGTGATAGTCCTCCGATGGAACAAACCGCTCAGATTCCAATACTTCAAAACACTGATGCCTGATGTTTCCATCACAAAGTGTACATCCTGTAATAAG CTATTCCACACTGATGACTACGAGTTGCTTGTCCTCCAAAAAGGCTACTGCCCATTCTGCCGGAAACCTCAGGAGGATTAG
- the LOC135490960 gene encoding uncharacterized protein LOC135490960: MALSQKRKVSDWRKTSTTKRRKIEKDAKIITSRPEQTISSEHCYYLRSGSTNRAKGSNKKQNIQQLRLKRLQRKIKYSVKTTAGTRVKRASHPKVSVKRLESSRVCKLQKSEKKDSARSKGIVSKIASTKLVGKRNTLGKLGSSRTSGRQVSGQSSLVFSGVSSSRADNRTFDKIVPSGSRTMSGGRTREATATSPSGKRISLGDNSSKASASKSYVSKRTLDEPTPPSKPVSQTLKRPLPFNSTKATFVKHSKVTRYNQNFDRDVSVIASSSRATEPADCANMEKFPSSLSSKGSSGKKSRNKQTVAGPASSDSTHSKTVSVCSTGSKKLQSNSTSKNTLPGAAIASTSTLAVATRSQKMNVASSLVPKPIPPRQGRLMGDKASASTSSSISTSLRPTKQTSPDQAQKVSPPAINYQYPTLADLSKHIPPDPASSPPKKAEERVNVYGVVEYFKPPTRTSGMDYIMVVVLSDESFQQEQVNGFRCCLFGRSPEVLPKVTSIGDVLRLHRIKLVKHGGMVYGQSSPGWAGLVFPKNGDPPISTSEHFNLTAKDHRRVAKLRKLAPRLTLEATIQNVRHGTYVDISCQVVAVKIINAERAALRVWDGTKLSSGCQSYGFNEEDVPQDLRDASDGFTVDVLVFDDHRTEAESLNPGDMIQLVNVTADHGRMNPDDFGLIMRGGSSYGRGIKTLDRGSCDYQTLEARLNRVRNADSDAV; this comes from the exons ATGGCTCTCAGCCAGAAAAGGAAGGTTTCTGACTGGAGAAAAACTAGTACAACTAAGAGACGAAAAATCGAAAAAGATGCAAAGATAATTACTTCTAGACCAGAACAAACAATAAGTTCAGAACACTGTTATTATTTAAGAAGTGGCTCTACGAACAGGGCCAAAGGGTCTAATAAAAAGCAAAATATTCAACAGTTGCGGCTTAAAAGACTTCAAAGAAAGATTAAGTACTCTGTTAAAACCACTGCTGGTACCAGGGTGAAACGAGCAAGTCATCCAAAAGTTTCAGTGAAGAGGTTGGAAAGTTCACGTGTCTGCAAACtgcaaaaatctgaaaaaaaagacTCGGCCAGATCCAAAGGGATTGTTTCAAAAATAGCAAGCACTAAGCTTGTCGGGAAGAGGAACACTTTGGGCAAACTCGGAAGTAGTAGAACTTCTGGAAGACAGGTATCGGGGCAGTCTTCTCTTGTCTTCTCTGGTGTGTCTTCAAGTCGAGCTGATAATCGAACATTTGACAAAATTGTGCCATCCGGTTCTCGTACCATGTCTGGTGGACGTACAAGAGAAGCGACAGCAACAAGTCCCAGTGGGAAAAGAATTTCGCTGGGTGATAATTCCTCAAAAGCTTCTGCATCCAAGTCTTATGTCAGTAAGAGAACTTTAGATGAGCCCACACCTCCTTCAAAGCCTGTGTCACAAACATTGAAAAGACCACTGCCATTCAATTCAACAAAAGCAACATTTGTTAAACACTCGAAGGTGACAAGATACAATCAAAATTTTGACAGAGATGTTTCAGTGATTGCCTCTTCTTCGAGGGCTACAGAGCCAGCAGATTGTGCTAACATGGAAAAATTCCCATCATCTCTGTCTTCCAAAGGCAGTTCTGGGAAGAAGTCAAGAAACAAACAGACTGTTGCAGGACCTGCATCATCAGATTCCACTCATTCAAAGACTGTGAGTGTTTGCTCAACTGGAAGCAAAAAGTTGCAGTCGAATTCCACTTCCAAAAACACATTGCCTGGGGCTGCTATAGCCTCAACCTCCACTTTGGCTGTGGCAACGCGTAGTCAGAAGATGAATGTAGCTTCTTCATTGGTTCCTAAGCCAATACCTCCGAGACAAGGACGTCTTATGGGTGATAAAGCTTCAGCATCAACTTCATCCTCCATCTCGACCTCGCTAAGGCCTACGAAACAAACAAGTCCTGACCAAGCTCAAAAGGTGTCTCCTCCGGCTATTAATTACCAGTATCCAACTCTAGCTGACCTTTCGAAGCACATTCCACCTGACCCAGCATCATCTCCACCCAAGAAAGCTGAGGAAAGAGTCAATGTCTATGGTGTGGTCGAGTATTTCAAACCACCAACGAGGACTTCAGGAATGG ACTACATCATGGTGGTTGTTCTCAGTGACGAGTCCTTCCAACAAGAACAAGTCAACGGCTTTAGATGTTGTTTGTTTGGCAGAAGTCCTGAAGTGTTACCAAAAGTAACATCAATTGGAGATGTTTTACGTCTACACAGAATCAAG CTCGTCAAGCATGGTGGTATGGTATATGGACAGTCTAGTCCTGGCTGGGCAGGTCTGGTATTCCCCAAGAATGGTGATCCACCGATCTCAACTAGCGAGCATTTTAATCTCACAGCTAAGGACCACAGAAGG GTTGCGAAGCTTAGGAAGTTGGCACCTCGTCTTACGTTAGAAGCGACCATCCAAAACGTCAGGCATGGGACTTACGTTGACATCAGCTGTCAG GTGGTGGCTGTTAAAATAATCAATGCAGAGAGAGCAGCTCTTCGTGTGTGGGATGGCACAAAGTTATCGAGTGGATG TCAGTCATATGGTTTTAATGAAGAGGATGTTCCTCAGGAcctgcgtgatgcaagtgatgGTTTCACTGTTGATGTCCTTGTATTTGATGACCATAGGACTGAGGCAGAATCATTGAAC CCTGGGGACATGATCCAGCTTGTCAATGTCACAGCGGACCATGGGCGTATGAACCCAGATGATTTTGGGTTAATCATGAGAGGTGGAAGCAGTTACGGCCGAGGAATCAAAACCTTGGACCGGGGAAGCTGTGATTATCAAACTTTGGAAGCAAGGCTCAATCGAGTGCGGAATGCAGATTCGGATGCAGTGTAA
- the LOC135490849 gene encoding pre-rRNA-processing protein TSR2 homolog: MANCGSRSAQNSLFYQAIEAVLGGWTALQLAVQHGFGGLHSEEKARWMVAVIEQWFLENNGIETYELEDFIAEIMTSEFDTVTDDNSIPEVAKSICGYFRLYQDGKGDEIRSQLPQLPKANLDLCKQDVCHDEDMDESPDPSEVANHMQHLHLNHSNTGQPTPPGDDDMGEDKPDQKPEEDDGWQCVKRKGKNR, encoded by the exons ATGGCCAACTGTGGCAGCCGAAGTGCTCAAAACTCCTTATTTTACCAAGCAATAGAAGCTGTCCTGGGTGGCTGGACAGCACTGCAG CTTGCTGTTCAACATGGCTTTGGTGGCCTCCACAGTGAGGAGAAAGCTCGGTGGATGGTTGCTGTGATAGAACAGTGGTTCCTCGAAAACA ATGGAATAGAGACCTATGAACTTGAGGACTTTATTGCTGAAATTATGACTTCAGAATTTGATACTGTTACTGATGACAACAGTATACCAGAG GTTGCAAAATCGATCTGTGGGTATTTCCGTCTGTATCAAGATGGCAAGGGGGATGAGATCAGGAGCCAGCTGCCACAACTACCGAAAGCGAATCTAGATCTGTGCAAGCAAGATGTGTGTCACGATGAAGACATGGAT GAAAGTCCAGACCCCAGTGAGGTTGCAAATCATATGCAGCATTTACATTTGAATCACAGCAATACTGGGCAGCCGACTCCTCCTGGTGATGATG ACATGGGGGAAGATAAACCGGATCAAAAGCCAGAGGAGGATGACGGGTGGCAATGTGTTAAACGCAAAGGCAAAAACAGATGA
- the LOC135490848 gene encoding peroxidasin homolog, whose protein sequence is MWLYILLVVSVWAVSSHGKTYFEEHATVRGKQGKTVTLPCQARQNPENFEGGKVTWTKDGKDFSSDGRFKILPGNQLRIDNVKKEDAGDYQCQITVGEEQTSEHSILRVKGEPSVPVDVKVDCTTKADEHIAILTWDINPVDFNAKNRLTRYKIRVINTLNPTARQTQFQDADYASRRLIKLAPGAPYRFEVMALNEEGPSPAAQTTDTCQF, encoded by the exons ATGTGGTTGTACATTCTTCTGGTGGTGAGTGTATGGGCCGTATCATCACATG gtaaaacatattttgaagaACATGCCACAGTGAGAGGAAAGCAAGGAAAAACTGTCACTCTACCATGCCAGGCACGGCAGAACCCTGAGAACTTCGAAGGCGGAAAGGTCACTTGGACGAAAGATGGGAAGGACTTTTCCAGCGACGGTCGTTTCAAGATTCTCCCCGGGAATCAACTGAGGATTGACAACGTCAAGAAGGAGGATGCTGGCGACTACCAGTGTCAGATCACAGTCGGCGAAGAACAGACTTCAGAGCACAGTATTCTCAGAGTGAAAG GTGAGCCCAGTGTACCAGTCGACGTCAAAGTGGACTGCACAACCAAGGCTGACGAACACATTGCCATTCTGACCTGGGACATCAATCCAGTCGATTTCAATGCCAAGAATCGTCTAACAAGGTACAAGATCCGTGTCATCAACACACTGAACCCAACTGCCCGGCAGACGCAGTTCCAGGATGCCGATTACGCGTCACGACGATTGATAAAACTTGCCCCTGGTGCACCTTACAGATTTGAGGTTATGGCCCTCAATGAGGAAGGACCTAGTCCAGCTGCTCAAACAACTGACACATGTCAATTTTAA